Proteins from one Entomospira culicis genomic window:
- the tilS gene encoding tRNA lysidine(34) synthetase TilS: protein MLNQFLKAIQSFHLPQKTRIIVATSAGLDSVALLHLLARTNHLSQFTLEIAHLTHNIRSSEEGEMDKALIQQLADSYQLPVHFYTLQRDTLNKYGHEQMARTERQRWLFSLCQTDEDKIALAHHADDQVETIFMRLQKNYPLKGLKGISAESHPIIRPLLAMKKSQLRQFLEANHLTWHEDSTNQDPSIERNYLRAQLQHITPYWPTMMQNLIHLGVITTEYNQLLDYLFTEELSHIRYDASIPHFIYPYNRFTHLPNLVRNELIFYWFNQLMKGIIRADYRLPLKFIQNINLFPQRTTLLRGHGIIIRRKKSNLYISKE from the coding sequence ATGCTAAATCAATTTCTTAAAGCTATTCAATCCTTCCATCTACCTCAAAAAACGCGCATCATCGTTGCCACCTCCGCAGGATTAGACAGTGTTGCTCTCTTACATCTCTTGGCAAGAACAAATCATCTCTCTCAGTTTACGCTGGAAATCGCGCATCTTACCCATAATATCCGATCATCCGAAGAGGGTGAGATGGATAAAGCACTCATCCAGCAATTGGCAGATAGTTATCAATTACCTGTTCATTTTTATACATTACAAAGAGATACGCTGAACAAATATGGTCATGAACAGATGGCGCGAACTGAGCGTCAGCGATGGCTTTTTTCGCTTTGCCAAACAGATGAGGACAAAATCGCCCTTGCCCATCACGCCGATGATCAGGTGGAGACGATCTTTATGCGTCTGCAAAAAAATTATCCGCTAAAAGGACTAAAGGGAATCAGCGCAGAGTCCCATCCGATTATTCGCCCGCTTTTAGCCATGAAAAAGAGCCAGCTACGACAATTTTTAGAGGCAAACCACCTTACTTGGCACGAGGATAGCACAAATCAAGATCCTAGCATCGAACGCAATTATCTACGCGCACAGCTCCAACATATTACCCCGTATTGGCCCACGATGATGCAAAATCTGATTCATTTGGGAGTAATAACAACGGAATATAATCAACTTTTAGATTATCTTTTTACAGAGGAACTTAGCCATATTCGCTATGATGCATCAATCCCTCACTTCATCTATCCCTATAACAGATTCACCCATCTACCTAATCTTGTGCGCAATGAATTAATCTTTTATTGGTTTAATCAACTGATGAAAGGCATCATTCGCGCCGACTATCGCTTACCTCTTAAGTTTATCCAAAATATTAATCTATTCCCCCAGCGTACCACTCTTTTACGAGGACATGGGATCATCATTCGTCGAAAAAAATCAAATCTATACATCAGTAAGGAGTAA
- the pth gene encoding aminoacyl-tRNA hydrolase, with translation MLLNKSSAKLIVGLGNPGLQYLQTRHNIGFTLIDSFIATHPPLKMIQHAQYQLYKYQALGVTFFLLKPLTYMNLSGEILPLIWKKTGTTIASTLVLCDNLDLPLAQMRFKLKGGSAGQKGLQNIIHVANTDQFPRLFFGIGRPSHPAQSISSYVLSSFTSEEEPTLQRGYAIALTIIQLWVKEDFNKIYEELALHAKSIS, from the coding sequence ATGCTCCTCAATAAGAGTAGTGCAAAGTTAATTGTTGGTTTAGGTAATCCTGGTTTGCAATACCTGCAGACCAGGCATAATATTGGATTCACTCTTATCGACTCCTTCATTGCGACCCACCCACCCCTCAAAATGATACAACATGCTCAATACCAGCTCTATAAGTATCAAGCGTTAGGCGTTACTTTTTTTCTCCTCAAACCCCTCACCTACATGAATCTTTCTGGTGAAATTTTGCCTCTTATTTGGAAAAAAACTGGTACAACTATCGCCTCTACCCTTGTCCTCTGCGACAACCTCGACCTCCCCTTAGCCCAAATGCGATTCAAACTTAAAGGTGGTTCTGCCGGACAAAAAGGGCTTCAAAACATTATCCATGTTGCAAACACCGATCAATTCCCACGTCTCTTCTTTGGCATCGGTCGTCCAAGTCATCCTGCGCAAAGCATTTCAAGCTATGTACTTAGCTCTTTCACTTCAGAGGAAGAACCAACCCTCCAACGTGGCTACGCCATAGCCCTCACCATTATCCAACTCTGGGTTAAAGAAGATTTCAACAAGATTTACGAGGAGCTCGCTCTTCATGCTAAATCAATTTCTTAA
- a CDS encoding 50S ribosomal protein L25 — MSKNLLINAKVRNDFGKNANGRLRKSGLTPVVLYGEGREGNLPLVVDSKEFAQTFKYINLNSTIVKLAIEGQGEVEILVKEYQFDPVRDVILHVDFYQMVRDALVKTNVPLLLTGSAIGLREGGVVSQKLSTIEVESMKRFAPAKVLLDISALKIGEQFTVADIKTLENVRFVNASETVVVTVDAPQ, encoded by the coding sequence ATGAGTAAAAATTTACTAATTAATGCCAAAGTGCGTAATGACTTTGGAAAAAATGCTAATGGTCGTCTACGTAAAAGTGGCTTAACCCCCGTTGTTCTTTATGGTGAAGGCAGAGAAGGTAATCTTCCACTTGTTGTCGATAGCAAAGAGTTCGCCCAAACCTTTAAGTATATTAACCTCAACAGCACCATCGTAAAACTTGCCATCGAAGGTCAAGGTGAGGTTGAAATCCTCGTAAAAGAGTATCAATTCGATCCAGTACGCGATGTCATCCTACACGTCGATTTCTATCAAATGGTTCGCGATGCCCTTGTAAAAACCAATGTCCCTCTCCTCCTTACCGGTAGCGCCATCGGTCTACGTGAAGGTGGTGTAGTAAGTCAAAAACTAAGTACCATCGAAGTAGAAAGCATGAAGCGCTTTGCTCCTGCTAAGGTACTCCTCGATATCTCGGCGTTAAAGATTGGTGAACAATTTACCGTTGCTGATATTAAAACGCTCGAAAATGTTCGCTTTGTCAACGCTAGCGAGACAGTAGTCGTTACGGTAGATGCTCCTCAATAA
- the spoVG gene encoding septation regulator SpoVG → MDVTDVRVRNVSMEGKLKAYVTVTFDDAFVVHNVKVIEGDDGVFIAMPSRKTKKGEYKDVAHPINTDFRGALQERIILEYNKHISDAPMDEDY, encoded by the coding sequence ATGGATGTAACTGATGTACGTGTTCGTAACGTATCCATGGAAGGAAAGCTAAAAGCTTATGTTACAGTAACTTTTGACGATGCATTCGTCGTGCACAATGTCAAAGTCATTGAGGGAGACGATGGCGTCTTTATCGCTATGCCCTCACGAAAAACCAAAAAAGGGGAGTACAAAGACGTCGCCCACCCCATCAACACCGACTTTCGGGGGGCCTTGCAAGAAAGAATCATTTTAGAGTATAATAAGCATATCAGTGATGCACCCATGGATGAAGATTACTAA